One genomic region from Chlamydia poikilotherma encodes:
- the pknD gene encoding serine/threonine-protein kinase PknD, translated as MQRYDIIRMIGKGGMGEVYLAYDPVCSRKVALKRIREDLSDNELLKKRFLREAKIAADLVHPGVVPVFTICSDSDPVYYTMPYIEGYTLKSLLKSVWQCDSLPKDLAEQTSVGTFLSIFHKICSTVEYVHSRGILHRDLKPDNILLGLFSEVVILDWGAALSKEMEEDFLLDIDIPIEGSLFSNMTIPGKIVGTPDYMAPERLRGTPASESTDIYALGVILYQMLTLSFPYRKKKGEKISLRHQISFPEEIAPHREIPPFLSQVVMRALASDPKVRYRSVSALKADIEQHLQGSPEWTPKIVLHTQDAECWKFHEPILLSKYFPMLEVSPALWYSLAISKIESFSEVRLEYTLLRKGLEEGFGILLPPSEDVDHGDFYHGYGFWLHIKENVLSVSLVKNGLEIQKTSRNIDENKAKFFIAFEKQNHRLSLIINNIVWMIHMDYLPARGGRIGVIIQDVADVCGNIVVLESSGSLQVSCLAVPDAFLNEKLYDRAITFYRRIVESFPRRKEGYEAQFRIGIALLEKASESKDAAGFTQALEEFSTLHNSIAAPLEYLGKALVYRRLEEYNEEVKSLLLALKRYCQRPEISRVRDHVVYRLHEALYSHHRISLVFMLLALHVAPESINSSEEERFLQNLHGKIQDTLFCNLDISPIGFRSSKMELLLSYWSGFASFLPGLFQRSWDVKDYRALADIFYTAADSGNKEFIKVYSAILCENIQTTTFTEEIVEILPDQLLLFLSGLKIISLRESTEKVFDRIENLDPVLILYLFDVFAKDALIRGRGEEILKVTPLVEKYISPQQRYEYLLSYEVLAYLWMKDASKVYDLLSNYDESLWIDDNSVAFVLYGYWLALVEDSSLAYLHLSGCREDSVFPRALIGVFCSPLGICEEHLSYQERRQLLLQKFIFFHCLGNSEERDNCRIAYDLLSIERPL; from the coding sequence TTGCAGCGTTACGATATTATCAGAATGATCGGTAAAGGGGGTATGGGAGAGGTTTATTTAGCCTATGATCCCGTTTGTTCTCGTAAGGTTGCTCTTAAGAGGATCCGTGAGGATCTTTCTGATAATGAGTTATTAAAAAAACGTTTTCTTAGAGAAGCGAAGATTGCTGCTGATCTTGTCCATCCTGGGGTTGTTCCAGTTTTTACGATTTGTAGCGATAGTGATCCCGTTTATTACACAATGCCTTACATAGAGGGATACACTCTTAAGAGTTTGCTAAAGAGTGTATGGCAATGTGATTCCCTTCCTAAAGATCTTGCTGAGCAAACATCAGTAGGAACTTTCCTCTCCATTTTTCATAAGATCTGTTCTACTGTAGAATATGTACATTCTCGAGGCATTCTTCATCGAGATCTTAAGCCTGATAATATTTTGCTTGGGCTTTTTAGTGAGGTGGTGATTTTAGATTGGGGAGCTGCATTATCTAAAGAAATGGAGGAAGACTTCCTTTTAGATATTGATATTCCGATTGAGGGATCGTTGTTTTCCAATATGACTATTCCTGGTAAGATCGTGGGTACTCCTGACTATATGGCTCCTGAACGTTTGAGAGGCACTCCAGCTTCAGAAAGTACAGACATTTATGCTCTAGGGGTAATTCTTTATCAGATGCTGACATTATCTTTTCCCTATCGCAAGAAAAAGGGAGAGAAAATCAGTCTTCGTCATCAAATTAGTTTTCCTGAAGAGATTGCCCCTCATCGAGAGATTCCTCCTTTTCTTTCTCAAGTAGTCATGAGAGCCTTAGCATCGGATCCTAAAGTGCGTTATCGTTCTGTAAGTGCTTTGAAAGCAGATATAGAACAACATCTACAAGGAAGTCCCGAATGGACCCCTAAGATTGTTTTACATACTCAAGATGCAGAGTGCTGGAAGTTTCATGAACCTATTTTATTATCTAAGTATTTTCCAATGCTAGAGGTATCACCAGCTTTATGGTATAGCCTAGCGATTTCCAAGATAGAAAGTTTTTCTGAAGTCCGTCTGGAATATACATTATTAAGGAAGGGATTAGAAGAGGGCTTTGGAATTTTACTTCCTCCTTCTGAAGATGTGGATCACGGAGATTTCTATCATGGTTATGGTTTTTGGCTACACATTAAGGAAAATGTATTGTCTGTATCCTTGGTGAAAAATGGATTGGAGATACAAAAAACTTCCCGAAATATAGATGAAAATAAAGCCAAGTTTTTCATAGCTTTTGAAAAGCAAAATCACCGTTTGTCATTGATTATCAATAATATCGTCTGGATGATTCATATGGATTATCTTCCTGCACGGGGAGGACGCATTGGGGTGATCATTCAGGATGTTGCTGATGTTTGTGGAAATATTGTTGTTTTAGAAAGTAGCGGATCTTTACAAGTCAGTTGTTTAGCGGTTCCTGATGCCTTTCTTAATGAAAAGTTATATGATCGTGCAATTACATTTTATCGTAGGATTGTTGAATCCTTCCCACGACGTAAGGAAGGGTATGAAGCGCAATTTCGTATAGGAATTGCTTTATTAGAAAAAGCCTCAGAAAGTAAAGATGCTGCGGGGTTTACTCAAGCTCTCGAGGAGTTCTCTACTTTACACAATAGCATTGCAGCTCCTTTAGAGTATCTCGGTAAAGCTTTAGTATATCGAAGATTAGAAGAGTATAATGAAGAAGTTAAAAGCTTATTATTAGCTTTAAAGCGCTATTGTCAACGTCCAGAAATTTCTCGTGTTCGTGATCATGTTGTCTATCGTTTGCATGAAGCATTGTATAGCCATCATCGTATCTCTTTAGTTTTTATGCTTCTTGCTCTTCATGTTGCTCCTGAATCTATAAATTCTTCTGAGGAAGAGCGTTTCCTTCAAAATTTACATGGAAAGATTCAAGATACTTTATTTTGTAACTTAGATATTTCTCCTATAGGTTTCCGCTCTTCTAAAATGGAATTGCTATTGAGTTATTGGTCAGGGTTTGCATCATTTCTTCCAGGGTTATTTCAAAGATCCTGGGATGTAAAAGATTATCGTGCTCTTGCAGATATTTTTTATACAGCTGCAGATTCAGGAAATAAAGAGTTCATTAAAGTATACTCAGCAATTTTATGTGAGAATATTCAAACAACGACATTTACTGAAGAAATCGTAGAAATTCTCCCTGATCAGCTTCTACTCTTTCTTTCAGGATTAAAGATTATTTCTCTTAGAGAATCTACAGAAAAGGTTTTTGACCGTATTGAAAATTTGGATCCCGTTTTGATTTTATATTTGTTTGATGTGTTTGCGAAAGACGCTTTGATCCGTGGTAGAGGTGAAGAGATTCTCAAAGTTACCCCACTAGTAGAAAAGTATATTTCCCCTCAGCAGCGTTATGAATATCTTTTGTCTTATGAAGTGCTTGCTTATTTGTGGATGAAAGATGCGAGTAAAGTTTACGATCTCTTATCTAATTATGACGAATCTTTGTGGATAGATGATAATAGCGTTGCCTTTGTTCTTTATGGTTACTGGTTAGCACTTGTTGAGGACAGTTCATTAGCTTATTTACATCTTTCAGGATGTCGAGAAGATTCTGTATTCCCGCGAGCATTAATTGGAGTGTTTTGTAGCCCATTAGGTATTTGTGAAGAGCATCTGAGTTATCAAGAACGTCGGCAACTACTTTTACAGAAATTTATCTTTTTCCATTGTTTAGGAAATAGTGAAGAACGTGACAATTGTCGTATTGCTTATGATCTCCTCTCTATAGAGCGTCCTTTATAA
- the uvrA gene encoding excinuclease ABC subunit UvrA — translation MPSLPIHISGITVRNLKNISIEFLPGEIVLFTGVSGSGKSSLAFDTIYAAGRKRYIATLPSFFATTLSSLPDPTVEKIQGLSPTIAVKQNHFAYHAHATVGSTTELSQHLALLFSLDGEARDPHTKQVLHLQSKEKILAILANIPDGTQVTILTPLIDKSINSIQECVRQGYTKIRINNVISSIYPFLSSPFTEDTPVAIVIDSFIKNESNNARMKVSLFSALDLGQGHCSVNTETSEETFSTQVHIPETQQTYTPLTPQLFSPHNLEDRCMKCQGSGIYISIKDPSLIQNDLSIRENCCKLAGNCSTYFYQALYQALADTLDFSLDTPWRDLPNSIQNTFLYGQKHLILPVRLFDPALGKKSLSHKLWRGILNDIGEKVRYGAKPSKYIPEGTTATLCATCQGTGIGEYACAAIWQGKTFVEFQKMPLDEFFSFTSSIATSSNSVREVLDGLNNRLSTLINLGLSYLTPERTLATLSGGEQERTALAKHLGAELSGITYILDEPSIGLHPRDTHKLIQVIQKLRDQGNTILLVEHDEQMISFADRIIDIGPRAGIFGGEVLFNGSPQDFLKTGDSLTANYLRHELTIDIPARRPRSKATLTLSHATTNNLKNVTISLPLERITAVTGVSGSGKSSLINDTLVPSMERFIQGDVDSHLYVEGRAIERVVHITRDLPGRSQRSISLTYIKAFDELRELFSQQPRSKRLGLTKGHFSFNLSLGACTECQGIGSIILDDHTQIPCPLCHGKRFQSQILEVHYQGKNIADILDMTAYEAENFFMSTPHIHEKIHALCSLGLDHLPLGRPLSSLSGGEIQRLKLTYELLAPSKKSTLYILDEPTTGLHTHDIYALIHVLQSLTQQGHTVVIIEHNMHIVKIADHVIELGPEGGNLGGYLLASCTPEELIALNTPTAKALQPYFKKTKALPKLTEKSQNKHLLKDISIQDAYHHNLKHIDMTLARNTLTTISGPSASGKHSLVFDILYAAGNIAYAELFPYYVRQALIKKTPLPQVESVRGLSPVVAIKKTGIRKNSRHSLASSLDITNGLEKLFALLGKPHCPLTGKLLEKITPQIIVDKLFQKHENSYATITAPISPEEDLSIALDMKKKEGYLKLFANNEIYDLEERLPEILEDPAIVIQHTKISKNHESSLLSSLTLAFSLSPTIRLHIHDHGKVKYSLSYTLGWQDSLENSYPNITRKLLSREHIEGQCQQCCGSGNVLKLSLMKHKDKILNYSPTDLFRLFFPDSSPKHVVDLIGELKISSSTQIQDLDILTQEKLFQGTQKHAGLERILMEQFNLVPSCPLLHPLIISDTCPACSGWGIHTYAQHVRIGKTSLIDIYQEDTSFLKDLLTTIHDDQAQPIIQDLQNRLAFIDKVGLSYITLGQQQDTLSDGEHYRLHLAKKISTNLTDIVYLLEDPLSGLHPQDIPTVIKLLKELVANNNTVIATDRDNLLKLYADHTIDLGPGSGPQGGYLIAQPLSSIEDSDRKEVLFKEILNVHLSIHNISNLRVQAPLYSLVAIAGVSGSGKTSLLTEGFYKKAQKLINAGNEHFLNVVFLDSHPLSSSQRSDISTYFDIAPCLRNFYASLTQAKALNITASMLSTNTKQGQCSDCLGLGYHLIDRAFYALEKRTCPTCSGYRIQPLSQEVIYEGKHFGKLLQTPIEQILTIFPFLQKIQAPLEALIDSGLGYLPLGQNLSSLSLSEKLSVKIARFLHLSPKEPTLFLLDEIATSLDINKKCQLQKLFRRLISQGHSIIYVDHDIQLLKHADYIIELGPGSGKYGGKVLFSGQPKDIATSKKSVLKTYIGEL, via the coding sequence ATGCCCAGCCTGCCTATTCATATTTCTGGTATTACAGTTAGAAATCTAAAAAATATCTCCATAGAATTTCTTCCTGGGGAGATTGTCTTATTTACTGGAGTATCAGGATCTGGGAAATCTTCACTAGCCTTTGACACCATTTATGCAGCAGGAAGAAAACGGTATATAGCTACTCTACCGTCATTTTTTGCTACAACTCTATCTTCTCTACCTGATCCTACTGTAGAAAAAATCCAAGGATTATCTCCAACTATTGCTGTTAAGCAAAATCATTTTGCCTACCATGCGCACGCCACTGTTGGAAGCACCACAGAACTTTCTCAACATCTTGCTTTATTATTCTCCCTGGATGGAGAGGCTAGAGATCCTCATACAAAACAAGTCCTTCATTTACAAAGTAAGGAAAAGATTCTCGCCATACTTGCCAATATCCCTGATGGAACACAGGTAACAATTCTCACTCCTCTGATAGATAAAAGCATAAATTCTATTCAAGAATGTGTGAGGCAAGGGTATACAAAAATTCGTATAAACAATGTCATTTCTTCTATTTATCCCTTTCTCTCTTCTCCTTTTACTGAAGATACCCCTGTAGCTATTGTTATTGATTCTTTCATTAAAAATGAAAGTAACAATGCACGTATGAAAGTTAGTTTATTTTCGGCTCTTGATCTAGGGCAAGGGCATTGTTCTGTAAATACCGAGACATCTGAAGAAACCTTTTCAACACAGGTACACATTCCTGAAACCCAACAGACATATACACCATTAACACCACAGCTATTTTCTCCTCACAATCTCGAAGATCGTTGCATGAAGTGCCAGGGATCGGGAATTTATATCAGCATTAAAGATCCCTCTCTCATTCAAAATGACTTATCTATTCGGGAAAATTGTTGTAAGTTAGCAGGAAATTGCTCTACTTATTTCTATCAAGCCCTTTATCAAGCCCTTGCGGACACTTTAGATTTTAGTTTAGATACTCCATGGAGAGATCTTCCTAACTCTATCCAAAACACTTTCCTCTATGGTCAAAAGCATCTCATTCTTCCTGTACGTCTTTTTGATCCTGCATTAGGGAAAAAATCCCTATCACACAAACTTTGGAGAGGCATTCTTAATGATATTGGAGAAAAAGTCCGTTACGGAGCAAAACCCTCAAAATATATTCCTGAAGGCACAACAGCAACACTATGTGCTACATGTCAAGGAACCGGAATTGGAGAATATGCCTGTGCAGCCATATGGCAAGGAAAGACTTTCGTAGAATTTCAGAAAATGCCTCTCGATGAGTTTTTTTCTTTTACATCTTCTATAGCGACTTCATCCAATTCCGTTCGTGAAGTACTAGACGGTCTAAATAACCGCCTTTCTACATTGATCAACTTAGGACTTTCCTATCTTACTCCAGAAAGAACACTAGCAACATTATCAGGAGGAGAGCAAGAACGCACAGCTTTGGCTAAGCATTTAGGAGCTGAGTTATCAGGAATTACCTATATTCTCGATGAACCCTCAATAGGGCTACATCCTCGTGATACACATAAACTGATTCAAGTAATTCAAAAATTACGCGATCAGGGAAATACCATTCTTCTTGTTGAGCATGATGAGCAGATGATCTCTTTTGCTGATCGCATTATTGATATTGGTCCACGAGCAGGGATCTTCGGAGGCGAAGTATTATTTAACGGCTCACCACAAGATTTTTTAAAAACCGGTGATTCATTAACAGCAAACTATCTGCGACATGAACTTACTATAGACATCCCTGCAAGACGTCCTAGATCAAAAGCCACGCTTACACTTTCTCATGCCACGACAAATAATTTAAAAAATGTCACTATCTCCCTACCTCTAGAGAGAATAACGGCAGTAACGGGAGTTTCCGGATCAGGAAAATCTTCTTTAATTAACGATACACTAGTTCCTTCTATGGAACGCTTTATTCAAGGAGATGTAGATTCCCATTTATATGTAGAAGGGCGTGCAATAGAACGTGTTGTACATATTACTCGCGATCTTCCAGGTCGTTCGCAACGTTCTATTTCTCTAACGTATATTAAAGCTTTTGACGAGCTTCGAGAATTATTTTCCCAACAACCTAGAAGTAAACGCTTAGGACTAACAAAAGGTCATTTTAGTTTTAATCTTTCGTTAGGAGCCTGTACAGAATGTCAAGGTATAGGATCTATAATTCTTGATGATCATACCCAAATTCCCTGTCCACTCTGTCATGGAAAACGATTTCAATCTCAAATCTTAGAAGTACATTATCAAGGAAAGAATATCGCTGATATTTTAGACATGACAGCATATGAAGCTGAAAATTTTTTCATGTCTACCCCTCATATTCATGAAAAAATTCATGCATTATGCTCCTTAGGTCTTGATCATCTTCCTTTAGGGAGACCTTTATCAAGCCTATCAGGAGGAGAAATTCAAAGATTAAAACTCACCTATGAACTACTCGCTCCTTCTAAAAAATCCACACTTTATATTCTTGATGAGCCGACAACAGGATTGCATACTCACGACATTTATGCCCTTATTCATGTTCTCCAATCTCTCACTCAACAAGGACATACTGTAGTAATCATAGAACATAATATGCATATTGTGAAAATCGCTGATCATGTTATTGAACTTGGCCCTGAGGGAGGAAATCTCGGTGGATATCTCTTAGCCTCATGCACACCTGAAGAACTGATTGCTCTAAATACACCTACAGCAAAAGCTCTGCAGCCCTATTTTAAAAAGACTAAAGCTCTTCCTAAGCTAACTGAGAAATCTCAAAATAAGCATCTTCTCAAAGATATTTCTATCCAAGATGCCTATCATCACAATCTTAAACACATTGATATGACTCTCGCTCGCAATACTCTGACAACAATTTCGGGGCCTTCAGCATCAGGGAAACATTCTTTGGTCTTTGATATTCTTTATGCTGCAGGAAATATTGCTTATGCCGAATTATTTCCTTATTACGTTCGCCAAGCTCTTATTAAGAAAACCCCCCTACCACAAGTAGAAAGTGTTCGAGGATTGTCTCCGGTTGTTGCAATAAAAAAAACAGGAATACGAAAAAACTCAAGACATTCATTGGCATCATCTTTAGACATTACCAATGGTCTTGAAAAACTCTTTGCTCTACTAGGAAAGCCTCATTGCCCATTAACAGGTAAGCTCCTTGAAAAAATCACTCCACAAATAATTGTAGATAAACTTTTCCAAAAGCATGAAAATTCTTACGCAACAATAACAGCACCTATATCTCCTGAAGAAGACCTGTCCATCGCTTTGGACATGAAGAAAAAAGAGGGGTATTTAAAGCTCTTTGCTAATAATGAGATATATGATCTTGAAGAACGTCTTCCAGAAATTTTAGAAGATCCGGCAATCGTTATTCAACATACAAAAATTTCTAAAAATCATGAATCCTCTTTATTATCCTCATTAACTTTAGCTTTTTCACTATCGCCAACAATACGATTGCATATTCATGATCATGGGAAAGTAAAATATTCTCTATCTTACACTCTAGGTTGGCAAGATTCCTTAGAAAACAGTTATCCAAATATCACACGCAAACTCTTATCCCGAGAACATATTGAAGGACAATGTCAGCAATGTTGTGGATCAGGAAATGTCTTAAAACTCTCTTTAATGAAACATAAAGATAAAATTCTTAACTACTCTCCTACAGATCTCTTTAGGCTATTTTTCCCCGATAGTTCTCCAAAACATGTAGTTGATCTTATTGGAGAACTGAAAATTTCCTCATCTACGCAAATTCAAGATCTTGATATCCTTACTCAGGAAAAATTATTTCAAGGAACTCAAAAGCATGCGGGACTAGAGAGAATTCTCATGGAACAATTTAATCTTGTTCCCTCATGTCCTCTTTTACATCCTCTAATTATATCCGACACATGCCCAGCATGCTCAGGATGGGGAATCCACACTTATGCACAGCATGTGCGCATAGGCAAAACTTCTCTCATAGATATCTACCAAGAAGATACTAGCTTTCTCAAAGATCTTTTAACGACTATCCATGATGATCAAGCACAGCCTATCATTCAAGACCTGCAAAACCGCTTAGCATTCATTGATAAGGTCGGATTGAGCTATATTACTTTAGGGCAACAACAAGACACTTTAAGTGATGGTGAGCATTACCGCCTACATCTAGCAAAGAAAATCTCTACAAATCTTACAGATATTGTTTATCTTCTTGAAGATCCCCTATCAGGACTACATCCTCAAGATATTCCAACAGTAATAAAACTACTTAAAGAACTCGTCGCCAACAATAACACTGTTATTGCCACAGACCGTGATAATCTATTAAAACTTTACGCAGATCATACCATAGATTTAGGTCCAGGATCGGGACCTCAAGGAGGCTATCTAATAGCTCAACCACTATCATCTATAGAAGATTCTGATCGTAAAGAAGTTCTCTTTAAAGAAATTTTAAACGTGCACCTCTCAATTCACAATATTTCTAATCTTCGTGTACAAGCTCCCCTTTATAGTCTTGTGGCCATCGCTGGGGTATCGGGGTCTGGGAAAACTTCACTATTAACCGAAGGTTTTTATAAAAAGGCACAAAAACTTATAAATGCTGGAAATGAGCATTTCTTGAATGTAGTGTTCTTAGATTCTCATCCCCTATCTTCTTCACAAAGATCAGATATCAGTACATATTTTGATATTGCTCCGTGCCTGAGAAACTTTTACGCTTCGCTCACACAAGCAAAGGCCTTGAATATTACAGCAAGCATGCTTAGTACAAATACAAAACAGGGACAGTGTTCAGATTGCTTAGGTTTAGGATATCATCTAATAGATAGAGCTTTTTACGCTTTAGAAAAACGTACATGTCCTACATGTTCAGGATATCGCATTCAACCTCTATCTCAAGAAGTTATTTATGAAGGAAAACACTTTGGAAAGCTCTTACAAACTCCTATTGAACAGATCCTTACTATCTTTCCTTTTCTTCAAAAAATCCAAGCACCTCTAGAAGCTCTGATAGATTCGGGGCTTGGCTATCTTCCATTAGGTCAAAATCTCTCTTCCCTATCGCTAAGTGAAAAACTCTCTGTAAAAATTGCTCGGTTCCTCCATTTATCTCCTAAAGAACCCACGCTATTTCTCCTAGATGAAATAGCCACTTCCTTGGATATAAATAAGAAATGCCAACTGCAAAAGCTATTTCGCAGGCTAATATCCCAAGGACACTCTATTATCTATGTTGATCATGACATACAGTTGTTAAAACATGCCGACTATATTATAGAACTTGGACCTGGATCTGGAAAATATGGAGGAAAGGTGCTCTTTTCAGGACAACCTAAAGATATAGCGACTTCTAAAAAGTCGGTATTAAAAACATATATAGGTGAATTATAA
- a CDS encoding valine--tRNA ligase, with translation MEEDEFPKAYDPKGLEEKLYAFWEESGMFNAQSASDKPLYAIIMPPPNVTGILHMGHALVNTLQDVLIRYKRMSGFEVCWVPGTDHAGIATQTVVERHLYSSLGKRRIDFSREEFLKHVWEWKEKSEGVILSQLRQLGCSCDWSRLRFTMEPLANRAVKKAFKVLFDKGHIYRGYYLVNWDPVLQTALADDEVEYEEKDGWLYYIRYKVVDSDEEIIVATTRPETLLGDTAIAISPDDQRYSHLLGAKVHLPFVDREIPIIGDIFVDPLFGTGAVKITPAHDRDDYRTGINHNLPMVNILTPNGEINENGGIFAGLSKEKAREDIITALDAMGLFVKKEPYKLRFGVSYRSGAVIEPYLSKQWFVSIDSFRDSLREFVASASIKIFPPEFKRNYLSWVNNLRDWCISRQLWWGHRIPVWYHKSDEDRMLCYDGEGIPEEIAQDPDSWYQDSDVLDTWFSSGLWPLTCLGWPDVESGDLEKFYPTAVLITGHDILFFWVTRMVLLCSAMVEEKPFDDVFLHGLIFGKSYKRYNDLGEWTYISGEEKHAYDMGKSLPKDVVAKWEKLSKSKGNVIDPLEMIAKYGADAVRMTLCSCANRGEQIDLDYRLFEEYKNFANKIWNGARFIFGHISNITSEDLASGIDTTLLGLEDYYILDGFNQLLQQLDSAYQNYAFDKITTMAYEFFRNDFCSTYIEIIKPILYGRQGREEDRLTKQKLLTALLVNILGVLHPITPFVTETLFLKLKERLGEINKQCADAITGHALDMLRAESYVVAPYPQTIDIPIPKDLHESFALAERLVYTIRNIRGEMQLDPRAPLEVFVICPEGISIEAYAPMMCALGGVASLQYLIEEPKDRVYSLGVVEGIRLGVFVPIEQIIKEKNRLEKEKTRLENVIESVSRLLDSENFRAKANPDLVRSKEEILKNNRMELQSILDKLASFS, from the coding sequence ATGGAAGAGGATGAATTTCCCAAGGCTTATGATCCTAAAGGATTAGAGGAAAAGCTTTATGCTTTTTGGGAAGAGTCGGGTATGTTCAATGCTCAATCAGCAAGTGATAAGCCCCTTTACGCTATTATTATGCCTCCCCCGAATGTTACGGGTATTTTGCATATGGGACATGCGCTTGTGAATACTCTTCAAGATGTTCTCATTCGTTATAAGCGTATGTCGGGATTCGAGGTATGTTGGGTTCCTGGTACAGATCATGCGGGTATTGCTACACAGACGGTAGTAGAAAGACATTTATATTCTTCCTTGGGTAAACGTCGTATAGATTTTTCTCGAGAGGAGTTCCTAAAACATGTTTGGGAATGGAAAGAGAAGAGTGAGGGAGTAATTCTTTCTCAGTTGCGTCAGTTGGGATGTTCTTGCGACTGGTCTCGATTACGTTTCACTATGGAACCGTTAGCGAATCGTGCTGTAAAAAAAGCTTTCAAGGTACTTTTTGATAAGGGGCATATTTATAGAGGATACTATCTTGTTAACTGGGATCCTGTTTTGCAAACAGCGCTCGCTGATGATGAAGTAGAGTATGAGGAGAAAGATGGTTGGCTTTACTACATTCGTTATAAAGTAGTCGATAGTGATGAAGAAATCATTGTAGCAACTACACGTCCAGAAACATTACTTGGGGATACCGCCATCGCTATTTCCCCTGATGATCAGCGTTACAGTCATTTATTAGGAGCTAAGGTACACTTACCTTTTGTAGATCGCGAGATCCCTATAATTGGAGATATATTCGTAGATCCTTTGTTTGGTACTGGAGCTGTAAAAATCACTCCTGCCCATGATCGAGATGATTACCGCACGGGAATCAATCATAATTTACCTATGGTAAATATTCTGACTCCTAATGGAGAGATCAATGAGAATGGGGGGATATTTGCAGGATTAAGTAAAGAGAAAGCTCGTGAAGATATTATTACAGCACTGGATGCTATGGGGCTGTTTGTCAAAAAAGAGCCTTATAAACTGAGGTTCGGTGTGTCTTATCGTTCGGGAGCGGTTATCGAACCATATTTATCGAAACAATGGTTTGTTTCTATAGATAGTTTTCGAGATTCTTTACGTGAATTTGTAGCCAGTGCTTCTATAAAGATTTTTCCTCCAGAATTTAAACGGAATTATCTCTCTTGGGTGAATAACCTTCGTGATTGGTGCATTAGCCGGCAGTTGTGGTGGGGACATCGCATTCCTGTATGGTATCATAAGAGTGATGAAGATCGTATGCTCTGTTATGATGGTGAAGGAATTCCCGAAGAGATTGCTCAAGATCCTGATTCTTGGTATCAAGATTCTGATGTATTAGATACTTGGTTTTCTTCCGGGCTCTGGCCATTAACATGTTTAGGTTGGCCTGATGTGGAATCTGGAGATTTGGAGAAATTTTATCCTACCGCGGTTCTCATTACTGGACATGATATTCTATTTTTCTGGGTGACGCGTATGGTGCTGCTTTGCAGTGCTATGGTTGAAGAGAAACCTTTTGATGATGTTTTCTTGCACGGACTAATTTTTGGTAAGTCTTACAAGCGTTATAATGATCTTGGGGAATGGACGTACATTTCTGGGGAAGAAAAACATGCTTATGATATGGGAAAATCTCTTCCTAAAGATGTTGTGGCAAAATGGGAAAAGCTTTCCAAATCTAAGGGTAATGTTATTGATCCTTTAGAGATGATTGCTAAGTACGGTGCTGACGCTGTTCGTATGACATTATGTTCATGTGCGAATCGTGGTGAGCAAATAGATCTTGACTATCGTCTGTTTGAGGAATACAAAAATTTTGCGAATAAGATTTGGAATGGAGCGAGGTTTATCTTTGGTCATATTTCTAATATAACGAGTGAAGACCTTGCTAGCGGTATAGATACGACTCTTTTAGGATTAGAAGATTACTATATTCTTGATGGATTCAATCAGTTGTTGCAACAGTTGGATTCTGCATATCAAAACTATGCTTTCGATAAGATAACAACTATGGCGTATGAATTTTTTAGGAATGATTTCTGTTCTACATACATAGAAATTATCAAGCCTATACTTTATGGAAGGCAGGGTAGAGAGGAAGATCGGCTTACAAAGCAAAAGTTATTAACAGCTTTGCTGGTGAATATTTTAGGTGTTTTACATCCTATAACTCCTTTTGTTACAGAAACGCTATTTCTAAAGCTGAAGGAACGGCTAGGTGAGATTAATAAGCAATGTGCTGATGCTATCACAGGGCATGCTTTAGATATGTTGCGAGCAGAATCTTATGTAGTGGCTCCTTATCCTCAAACTATAGATATTCCTATTCCTAAGGATCTTCATGAATCTTTCGCTCTTGCAGAAAGGTTAGTTTATACTATTAGGAATATTCGTGGGGAAATGCAGCTAGATCCCAGAGCTCCTTTAGAAGTATTTGTTATTTGCCCTGAGGGAATTTCTATCGAGGCTTATGCGCCTATGATGTGTGCTCTTGGTGGGGTAGCTTCTCTTCAGTATTTGATAGAAGAGCCTAAGGATCGTGTCTATAGTTTAGGAGTTGTTGAAGGTATTCGTCTCGGGGTATTTGTTCCTATAGAACAAATTATTAAAGAAAAAAATCGACTAGAAAAAGAGAAAACACGTTTGGAAAACGTTATCGAAAGTGTCTCACGCTTATTGGATAGTGAAAATTTCCGAGCAAAGGCTAATCCGGATCTTGTACGTTCTAAAGAAGAAATTTTAAAAAATAATCGTATGGAATTACAAAGTATTCTTGATAAGCTAGCGTCGTTTTCTTAG